GACGGGTCGCTTCGCTCGAACCGTGCGTTCTGCCAGACCGCCGGCCTTTACGCGTGCGACATGTTCATCGGCTCGACGCTGCAGATCGACCTGGCAGGCCATTCGTCGACGGTCACGGCCGAGCGCATCGCCGGGTTCGGCGGCGCGCCGAACATGGGCAGCGACGCGCGCGGCCGCCGTCACCCGAGCGAGCCGTGGCTGAAGGCCGGCGCGCAAGCCGACCCCGATACGCCCGCCGCGCTCAGGCGCGGCCGCAAGCTGGTCGTGCAGATCGGCGAGACCTTCGGCGACAAGAACGTGCCGATGTTCGTCGAGAAGCTCGATGCGCTGAAGCTCGCCGACAAGCTGCAGCTCGACCTCGCGCCGATCATGGTCTACGGCGACGACGTCACGCACATCGTCACCGAGGAAGGGATCGCGAACCTGCTGATGTGTCGCGACAAGGACGAACGCGAGCACGCCATTCGCGGCGTGGCCGGCTATACGGAAGTTGGCCGCGGCCGCGACCGCGGGATGGTGGAGCGGCTGCGCGAGCGCGGCGTGATCCGCCGCCCGGAGGATCTCGGCATCGATCCGCTCGACGCCGACCGCCGCTGGCTCGCCGCGCGCTCGATCAAGGATCTCGTGCACTGGTCGGGCGGTCTGTATGCGCCGCCGGCCCGGTTCCGCAACTGGTGAGGAAGAGGGCATGGAACAGTTGAACTATCGCTTCACCGCGCGCGCGCGGGCGCGGGGCGAACTGGCCACGGCGCTTGTCGGCGTGGTCGCGTCGGGCAATCTCGAGGTGCTGGTCGAGCGCGTGCTGCCGGGCAACGAGTGCGAGATCGACATCCGCACCGCGGCGGTCGGTTTCGGCGCGGTGTGGCAGGCGGTCGTGTCGGACTTCGTCGATCGGCGCGCACCGGGCGGCCTCAAGCTGTCGATCAACGACGGCGGCGCGCGGCCCGACATGGTGTCGCTGCGGCTCGCGCAGGCCGTGCGCGCGATCGAGGGAGACGCATGATGACCGACGCGATCCACGACGCACCCGCGTTCGTCGCGAACGCTGCGAGCTGGTACGAAGCGTCGGCGCGCCAGCGCGTCGACGGGCTGCTCGACGCGGGCAGCTTCACGGAATTTCTCGGCCCGGGCGAGCGCGTGACGAGCCCGCACCTGCCGCTGTTCGACCTGCCGCAGCAGTTCGACGACGGGATGGTGGTCGGCCACGGCCGGCTCGACGGCCGGGCGGTGTTCGTCGCCGCGCAGGAAGGCCGCTTCATGGGCGGCGCGTTCGGCGAGGTGCACGGCGCGAAGCTCACGGGGTTGCTGCGTGCGGCGCGCGAACTCGGCACGCCGGTGCTGATCCTGTTCGATACCGGCGGCGTGCGGCTGCAGGAAGCGAATGCGGGCGAGCTCGCGATCGCCGAGATCATGCGTGCGCTCGTCGACGCGCGCGCGGCGGGCGTGCCGGTGATCGGGCTGATCGGCGGGCGCGCGGGCTGCTACGGCGGCGGCGGGCTGCTCGCCGCGTGCTGCTCGGCGCTCGCGGTGTCCGAGCAGGGGCGCATCAGCGTGTCGGGGCCCGAGGTGATCGAGACCAATCGCGGCGTCGAGGAATTCGACGCGAAGGACCGCGCGCTGATCTGGCGCACGATGGGCGGCAAGCATCGTCGGCTGATCGGCGGCGCGGACCGTTACGTGGCCGATACGCCCGACGCGTTTCGCGCGGCCGCGCTCGAGCTGATCGACCGTGCGCCGGCATTCGATGCCGCGATGCTGCGTGCGGAGCAGGCGCGGCTCGAAGCACGCGTCGAGCGGTTCGGCACGTGCAAGGATGCGCTCGACGTGTGGCGCGCGCTCGGCGCGAGCGAGCCGGAAGCGATTCCCGGCATGCCCGACGACGAATTCGCGAAGCTCGCCGATCAATTGCAGGAGCAGAAATGAAACGACTTCCACGCTCACATCGTTCGCTGTCTAACGGAGCCGTCGCTTCAGCGCTTGCTCCGGCGCGATGCATGGCGCCTCACGACGGAGCACCCACCGTCCACGGCCGGCTGGCCGGGCGCGAAGCAGCGCCCCGCGAATTCCTCGCTACGCCCCTTTGGGCTGCCGCGTGGGAGGCAGCATGACGCTCGATGAAGTTCTGAATTCGCTGTTTCCCAAAGGCCATTCGATCCAGCGAAACGGCGGCCTGCTGACGGGCCACGCCGAATTGGCCGGCACGCGCGTCGACGTGATTGGCGTCGCCGAGCGCCTGCCGTTCGGCATCGACGAAGCCGTGACGCTCGCATCGCACGTGCTCGACACGATCGAGCGCGGCGGCGGCACGCCGATTCTCGGGCTCGTCGACAGCGACAGCCAGCGGATGAGCAAGCGCGACGAGCTGCTCGGCCTCAACGAAGGGCTGTCGCATCTCGCGAAATGCCTGATGCATGCGGAGCTCGCCGGGCACCGGACGATCGGGCTGCTGTATGGCCATACGGCCGCGGGCGCATTCATCGCGACCGCGCTCGCGACGCGCACGCTGCTCGCAGTGCCGGGTGCCGAGCCCGAGGTGATGGACCTGCCGTCGATGTCGCGCGTGACGAAGCTGCCGATCGACGTGCTGAAGGAGATGGCGCGCTCGACGCCGGTGTTCGCGCCGGGGCTAGACAATCTCGTGAAGATGGGCGCAGTCGACGCCGTGCTCGATCCGGCTCGCGCGCTCGACGCGCAGGTCGGCGAATGGCTCGGCAAGCCGATCGATCGCACCGACGGTCGTGCGGCGCGCGGCCGGCCGGTCGCGGCCGACGTCGCGCGTCGCGTCGAGGCCCTCGCGCGTGCCGCACGCTGACACGCCGCTGCGCCGCCACACGCTCGTCACGCTGACGGCGGCCGGGTGGAGCGCGGCATGCGCGCGCGATCCCGCGTTGGCGGCCGATCCGCTCGTGCAGGCGTGGGCCGCGCACGGCTGGCCGCTGATCGTGCGCCGCGCGTCGCCCGACGAGGCCGATGCGCGGCGCGTGCCGCTCGGCTTGCCGCTGCCGCCTTCCGCGGGCAAGCGGCGCATTGCACTGAACGTCGCCGCCGACGCGGTGGAGTCGGCCGGCCCGCTGCCCACGCTGGCCGACGTGCTGGACGCTGCGCCCGACGCATGGCACGCGATGCTGCGCGAACTGGACGCGCTCGGCGCGCGCTGCGGCGTGCAGGGCCGCGTGTTCGGCAGCCTCGCATGGCAGGCGCTGACGGGCGAGCGTTACCTGAGCGCGTCGTCCGATCTCGACATCGTGTTCCCGCTGCCGGACGCCGCATCGCTCGGCGCGCTGCTCGACGGCCTGGCGGCACTCGACACGCGCGCCCCGATGCGCATCGACGGCGAACTGCTGCGCGACGACGGGGCGGGCGTGAACTGGCGCGAGCTGCAAGCGCGGCTGCCTGAAGTCGCGGTCAAGACGGCGATCGCCGTCGAACTGATGTCCGCCGACGCATTTACCGGAGGCTCTCGATGAGTGCATGGGCAGCCTGCCGCGCGGCGGCGCTGTCCGAAGCCGAGCGCATCGCCGACCTCGCCGAGCACAGTCTCGTGCTTGAAATCAACACATATCCGAAACCGGGCCTCGTCAGTCACGTCGACACTGGCAGCCATGCGGACATGGACGCGGCGACGTTCGCGCGCAGCGCGGCCGTGCTGCGGCCGTATTTCGCGGAGCTCGCCGACGCCGGCGCGCGCGACGCGGACATGGCCGTGCTGCGCAAGATCGGGCTGCGCGCGGAACACGCGATGCTCGCCGCGACCGGCGGCGTCAACACGCATCGCGGCGCGATCTTCGGGCTCGGGCTGCTGTGCGCGGCCGCCGGCCGCCGGACGGTGTCGGTGTCCGGCACAGCGGCGCGCACGATGACGCTCGGCGCGTTCGTCGCGCAGCGGTGGGGCGCCGAGATCCTTGGCGGCCCGCGGCTGCCCGACAGTCACGGCGAGCGCGCGAGCCGCTGCTACGGTGTCGGCGGCGCACGTCGCGAGGCGGCCGACGGGTTCCCGACCGTGTATTGCGTCGGATTGCCGGCGCTGCGCCGCGCGCAGCGCCGCGTGCCGGACGATGCGGAGGCCGCGCGCGTCGACGCATGCTTCGCGCTGATCGCCGCGCTCGACGATACGAACCTCCTGCACCGGGGCGGGCAGGCCGGCCTCGATTTCGCGCGGGCGACGGCACGCGCATTCGTCGCCCGCGGCGGCATACGCGCTCGCGACTGGCGAATGCGCGCGACCGCCGCACACCGTGCGTTCGTCGCTCGCCGATTGAGCCCGGGCGGCGCGGCCGACCTGCTGGCGATGAGCGTGTTCGTCGATGCACTCGAAGCGGCCGAGGAGGGGCAATGACGCTGGCGATCCTGTGTTCGGGGCAGGGCGCGCAGCGCTCGGACATGTTCGAGTTGACCGGCGCCGCGCGACAGGCCGATGCGCTGTTCGAGCATGCGGGCCGGCTTCTTGGCGACGATCCGCGCGACTGGGTGCGGCACGCCGAAGCGGACGCGCTGCGCGAGAACCGCGCCGCGCAGATCCTTTGCACCGTGCAGGCGCTCGCGGCGGCCGCGTTGCTCGAAGCGGCGTGGCCGCGCCGGCGCTGCGTCGCCGGATACAGCGTCGGCGAAGTCGCGTCGTGGAGCGTCGCGGGGATGATCGATCCGCAGGACGCGCTGGATCTGGCCGACGCGCGCGCGCGCGCAATGGATGCCGCGAGCGGCGGCGACGAACGAATGGCGTTCGTGCGCGGTCTGACGCGCGCGCAGCTCGCGCAACTGTGCGTCGGCCGCGATGCGGCGATCGCGATCGCCAATCCGGGCGACGCATTCGTGGTGGCCGGGCGGCAAGCCGACGTCGCCGCGGTGGCCGACGACGCGGCACGCGACGGTGCGCTGCGCGTCGCGCCCGTGTGTGTGCGGATCGCTTCGCACACGCGCCGGCTTGCGTCGGCGGTGCCCGCGTTCCGCGCGTCGCTGGCCGCTGTGAACGTGCACCGGCCGTTGCCCGGTACGCGACTGTTTTCCGGGATCGACGGCGCGTCGGTGCTCGACGTCGGCGCGGGTCTCGACAAGCTCGCGCGGCAGATCGCGGAGCCGGTCGAGTGGGCGGCTTGCCTGGCCGCGTGCGTCGAGGCCGGCGCGACCGCGTTTCTCGAGCTCGGCCCGGGCCGAGCATTGGCCGAGATGGCGAGCGGTGCATATCCGGCGCTGCCGGCACGCAGCGTCGCGGATTTCCGGTCCGTCGACGGTATCGCGGGGTGGCTCGCGCGCGTCGCGGCCGGCTGACGGGCGGCGCGCGAGTGGCCCGCGAGTGGCCTGGATACGCCTGGCAATCCCGCCAGGATCGATTCCGGAACGGGCCCGCCAGGTGATCGTTTCGCATGGGTGTTGCGCCGGCGCAGCAGCGTCGCAGCCGGCGCTTGCCACGCGAATTGGCGTCGCTAAAATGGCGCCCGCCATGAGACCAGCCGCCTTCCTTCTCGCCGTGCTTTGCTGCGCGGCGGCCGCCCACGCCAGCCCAATTCCGTCCGATGCCGCATCGGTCGGCACGTACTTTTCGTATGACAACGCGGCGGCCGACACGACCGTCGACCTGATCGGACAGGCGCAGCGCCGCGTGCTGCTGGCCGGCTACGCGTACGTGCCGCCCGCAGTCGCGGCGGCGCTGCGTGATGTGCGTTCGCGCGGAATCGAAGTGCGGGTCGTGCTGGTGCGTTCGTCGCGTGCGGGCAAGTACAGCGGCGCGGGTTATCTGAAATCGGCCGGCATCGACGTCGCGATCGATTCGCGGCACGGCGATCCCGCGCCGCGCTTCGTGATCGTCGACGACAGCGTCGCGCTGACGACGCTGTCCGACGGCGCGCCCGCCCACGCGGAAACGGTGAACGTGTTCCAGCGCGCACCGGAGCTCGCGCAGTCGTACGCGCAGTCGTTCTGGCGGCTGTACCGGCAAGCCGGCGGGCTCTGAGCGCCTGACGGCGGCCCGCTTGGGCGAACGCCCCCATCCTTTCCCTGCCGCAATCCGCCTGCCGCGCGCGCCGGTATGACCCCGCTTGCATCGGCGCGTCCGATGAACCATGCTCATTGAACATGATGCCGGTGCGGGTGTCGCGCATCCGGCGCAACGGCAGGGAGCCGATCGTGACCGAATGTTTTGC
The sequence above is a segment of the Burkholderia diffusa genome. Coding sequences within it:
- a CDS encoding phospholipase D-like domain-containing protein; translation: MAPAMRPAAFLLAVLCCAAAAHASPIPSDAASVGTYFSYDNAAADTTVDLIGQAQRRVLLAGYAYVPPAVAAALRDVRSRGIEVRVVLVRSSRAGKYSGAGYLKSAGIDVAIDSRHGDPAPRFVIVDDSVALTTLSDGAPAHAETVNVFQRAPELAQSYAQSFWRLYRQAGGL
- a CDS encoding biotin-independent malonate decarboxylase subunit beta; the encoded protein is MMTDAIHDAPAFVANAASWYEASARQRVDGLLDAGSFTEFLGPGERVTSPHLPLFDLPQQFDDGMVVGHGRLDGRAVFVAAQEGRFMGGAFGEVHGAKLTGLLRAARELGTPVLILFDTGGVRLQEANAGELAIAEIMRALVDARAAGVPVIGLIGGRAGCYGGGGLLAACCSALAVSEQGRISVSGPEVIETNRGVEEFDAKDRALIWRTMGGKHRRLIGGADRYVADTPDAFRAAALELIDRAPAFDAAMLRAEQARLEARVERFGTCKDALDVWRALGASEPEAIPGMPDDEFAKLADQLQEQK
- the mdcB gene encoding triphosphoribosyl-dephospho-CoA synthase MdcB, translating into MSAWAACRAAALSEAERIADLAEHSLVLEINTYPKPGLVSHVDTGSHADMDAATFARSAAVLRPYFAELADAGARDADMAVLRKIGLRAEHAMLAATGGVNTHRGAIFGLGLLCAAAGRRTVSVSGTAARTMTLGAFVAQRWGAEILGGPRLPDSHGERASRCYGVGGARREAADGFPTVYCVGLPALRRAQRRVPDDAEAARVDACFALIAALDDTNLLHRGGQAGLDFARATARAFVARGGIRARDWRMRATAAHRAFVARRLSPGGAADLLAMSVFVDALEAAEEGQ
- a CDS encoding acyltransferase domain-containing protein, which gives rise to MTLAILCSGQGAQRSDMFELTGAARQADALFEHAGRLLGDDPRDWVRHAEADALRENRAAQILCTVQALAAAALLEAAWPRRRCVAGYSVGEVASWSVAGMIDPQDALDLADARARAMDAASGGDERMAFVRGLTRAQLAQLCVGRDAAIAIANPGDAFVVAGRQADVAAVADDAARDGALRVAPVCVRIASHTRRLASAVPAFRASLAAVNVHRPLPGTRLFSGIDGASVLDVGAGLDKLARQIAEPVEWAACLAACVEAGATAFLELGPGRALAEMASGAYPALPARSVADFRSVDGIAGWLARVAAG
- the mdcG gene encoding malonate decarboxylase holo-[acyl-carrier-protein] synthase encodes the protein MPHADTPLRRHTLVTLTAAGWSAACARDPALAADPLVQAWAAHGWPLIVRRASPDEADARRVPLGLPLPPSAGKRRIALNVAADAVESAGPLPTLADVLDAAPDAWHAMLRELDALGARCGVQGRVFGSLAWQALTGERYLSASSDLDIVFPLPDAASLGALLDGLAALDTRAPMRIDGELLRDDGAGVNWRELQARLPEVAVKTAIAVELMSADAFTGGSR
- the mdcE gene encoding biotin-independent malonate decarboxylase subunit gamma, translated to MTLDEVLNSLFPKGHSIQRNGGLLTGHAELAGTRVDVIGVAERLPFGIDEAVTLASHVLDTIERGGGTPILGLVDSDSQRMSKRDELLGLNEGLSHLAKCLMHAELAGHRTIGLLYGHTAAGAFIATALATRTLLAVPGAEPEVMDLPSMSRVTKLPIDVLKEMARSTPVFAPGLDNLVKMGAVDAVLDPARALDAQVGEWLGKPIDRTDGRAARGRPVAADVARRVEALARAAR
- the mdcC gene encoding malonate decarboxylase acyl carrier protein, whose protein sequence is MEQLNYRFTARARARGELATALVGVVASGNLEVLVERVLPGNECEIDIRTAAVGFGAVWQAVVSDFVDRRAPGGLKLSINDGGARPDMVSLRLAQAVRAIEGDA